The genomic region ATTGTCGGAGATGGATTTGAAACAGAACAATATCTATTATTAAAGCAAGAAAGCTTTGTAAACTCAAAAAAAGAAGAAATTACAGATATTGTTTATACAAATGAAGGGGATGGTACTGTTACTAGCTATAGTGCACAGCTTGATGGTATAAGTTATTATTCATTGAACAAAAATCATCACCAAATTGTTGAAGCTTCCTTAAGTCCAATAATGGGTATATATAATATTAAGGATAATATAACTAGAGATAGTTTTATAGAAGTGGATGAGTATAATCATATACATTTTCTATTAGAAGGTAATGCAAATATTCAAATAAAAAACAAAAAAAGTAATGAGGTCCTATTAAGAATTGTTAGTGATACTGTGTATACGAAATACGAACATATATATGAGAGATTTGAGCCTAAATATAGATGGCTTATTTTAAAGGGAATACCAAAAGGTGAATATATCATTGAAATAAAAGAATTAGATTTAGAAGAAGTAAATGTCCTAGTAATTACAGATAGCCTAGAAAAAGAATATGGCACTTTAATAAGCAAAAATAAAACACTTGAAATACAAGTGTTCTAGGAAATACATTCAGGACAAATGCCGTAAAAGCACAATTGTTGTTTTGTTATAATATAATGTGTGCTTTGTTCTATGAGGCTAGTTAATTTAGGAAATAGATCTTCATTTAAATCTACGACAGTCAGGCAGCTAGTGCATACCAGATGTGGGTGACTTACTGGATTGGAGTCGTATCTAAAGCTATTTTCGCCAATATTAATTACTTGAATTAATCCTATTTCGGAGAATAACTCTAATGACTTATACACAGTAGCTAAACTAATAGATGGATAGTCTTCAATTAACATTCTATATATAGATTCTGCATTTAAATGATCCTGACTCTTTTTTATAATGTTATAAATGGCCAATCGTTGAGGAGTGATTTTACATTTTTTCGATTTTAAGGTAGTGACTACACAACTCATAATATAAACACCCTTAACAAATATTTAACAACGTTGAATAAAATTTTAACAAACTAGTTACGTCCATTATATAAGCTTTCCATAAAAATGTAAATACTATTATTAAAACAATAATGGAAAAAGTTTGAATTTAGAAAGGAAGTACATATGAAAAAAGAAAGAGTTTCTCTAATTAGATGCAATGAATATGATTATAAAATGGTTAAGAAAGCAATTTTAAATTCATTCGAAAACCTAGGTGGAATAAATAAATATATTTCATCAGGTGATAGAGTTTTACTTAAATTAAATCTTTTAATGAAAAAGAAGCCTGAAGATGCAACTACTACTCATCCGGTGTTTACAAAAGCCTTAGCTGAGGTATTAATAGAATATGGTGCAGAAGTTATTATTGGGGATAGTCCCGGTGGCCCTTTTAATGAAAATATTTTAAGAGGGGTATATAAAGCATGCGGTATAGAAGAAATTGCAATGGAAGTAGGTGCTACCCTAAATTATAACACTAATACAGTTGAAATTAAAAACGAGAATGGACTAATATTAAAGAAAATTACTGCCATAGAGCTTATTAATAAGGTTGACAAAGTTATTTCAGTCTCTAAATTGAAAACCCATGGCATGATGTTGTTTACTGGGGCAGTTAAAAACATGTTTGGAATTGTTGCAGGACTAGAAAAGGCAGAATACCATGTAAGAATGCCTAACAATGTTGATTTTTCCAATGCATTAGTGGATATATGCATAGCTGCTAATCCTATATTATCCTTCATGGATGGAATAGTAGGCATGGAAGGAGCAGGACCTAGTGCCGGGAATCCTAGAGCGGTTGGAGTTGTGATAGCATCTTCAAGTCCGTATCACCTAGATGTTGTTGCTAGTTCTATTATAGGAATAAATGCATCAAAAGTTCCAACTATTCAAAGGTGTGTTGAAAGAAATCTTTGTGGAGGAACATTTGAAGATATAGAGTTGCTAGGAGATGATTATAACAGCTTTGTAATTAATAATTATATTGTCCCTGAAATAAGGAGCTTAGATCTATTAGAGGGTAAGCTACCAAAATTCATTAGAGATATAATAAATGAATTACTTCAACCTAAACCTGTATTTATACATAATAGATGTATAGGCTGTAGGGATTGTGCTGAAAGCTGCCCACCTGCAATAATATCTATGAAGAATAACAGGCCAGAGGCAAAACTAGACGAATGTATTAGATGTTTTTGCTGTCAGGAACTATGTCCTGTTAAGGCGGTTGAAATACATCGTCCAATTCTAATGAAACTTTTGGCTAGACTATAGGGCCTTTTGCACTTTAAAACAAAAGAAGGATTCATTCCATTGTTTAGTTTCAGTATCTAGGGCTTTTTCAATAAAAGTTACTTCATCATTATAGTCTACAGTTATTACTGTCATTGATCTAGTACCATACTGTGGGCTATCAATAAAAATAGGAGATAGTAAACGCTCAAGTTCGATACCAACCTTTGTGTCCGGTAAGTCTTCATCTTTAGCTATAGAATTATTTTTTAAAATGTTAAACAGCTTATGATGACTAAATTTATTTGCCACTGCGTCTTTAAGCATAGTAGTACCTAGTATAACTTTAGGCCAAGGGGTATTTAGTGAATGATTACTTAAACCGTGTATTCCAGGTTCTATTTTGGTTATTTCATTATTTTGTCGTGAATAATAAAATAATTCGGATTGATCACCTACTAAAAGATTAAAACCATTATATGATATATTTGAGCTTTGTATTTGCTCTAGGTAATCTCTGGGGGGGATATTACTTTCAAGATAAGTACTAACCAGATGCCCCCTAGAGTTGCCATTTTTATTCATACTAGAAGGGTCCCTATAATTAGTGAGTGTTGCGAACCTCCCTTCCTTTGTTATACCTAACCATGTACCACCTTTTTCAAGATCTCTACCTGCTAGAATATTTGGGTTGTCCTCCCAAAATTCAGCTTGCATAGTAGGGCGTTTATAAAATTCATCTCTGTTTGATGTAATAATAAGTTTATATTTTGGATGTATCTTGTATGAAAAAAGAACTATACACATTTTTTTCAATCACCTTTCAATTGTATTGGAATCTTAGTTAAATATAATTATATCAAAATGTTTACTTTTTTTCATAATTTTAATATTATAATAATGTTGTAAATTAATTTAAAAAATAAAATTAAAGGGTGTATTTAATGAATAGTATTATTACTGAACTAGCTAAGCTAAAAATTTATGAATGGATAATTTTATTTTTTACTGGCTTAAGTTGTATAGTATTATACAATTATATAAATATTAGTAAGCAGGAGAAGGCTAAGAAACTAATATATGAAAAAATTGAGGGAAGCAGAGGGCATGTATCAGATTATGAGATTGAAAAATTAATCAATAAGAAAATGCTTGAGCATATTAAGCCTGATAAACTATTTTGGGAAATAGATAATATATTTAAAATAAATTTTAATGACAAAATATCTTTTAGTTCAAAAACCCATGGCTTTACTCAAGGTTATTTCTTAGGCTTAAAAAATGGTAACAATGACTCATATTTTCTTTTAATAAGAGTTTCCCATAGTCATTTAAAAAATAAAAAAGGGGATATATGGTCTATACCTATAGAATTAATTGACGTAAAGACAATAAATGTTTGGAATCAATTGTAGAGCCTTATTATGGCTCTTTTAAAATTCAATTATTATTTTGCAATCCTGTCACAATTGTATATTTCTATGAATAAACTTTAGTGAAAGGAGAGCGCGGTATGTCTGTTAAATCATTTATTACCAATTTATTGAAAAATGCTGTACCTCAATCAGATTACATTCAAGTAAAACTTGAAGACCTATATATTGAAATGAAAAGAATTACAGATCCTGGTATACCTCATGAAGTAACAGTTGTAGTTCCTAGGGCAGAAATAAGAGAAAGATATAATGAGCAAGGTGAGTTAATTGAGAAAGAAATTATATTAAATAGTATAACTGTTGTTCATGCCCCAAGACATCCTTTAGCAGGCCCTCCTTCTTCATCTATAGAACCCCCTGAAATTCCTGCGAGAGGAAATAAAAATTTTAAGCCTAAATAAATTAATATAGAGTATAATAAAATTTAGACAATAAGTTAAAAAAATTTAAGGAGTGATTAACTCCTTTTTTTACGGTTTATTATATGCCTATTCCACTTCTTTATTTCAACGGTAAAATACTGTATAATAATAGAAATATATGGGTATTAATTTTAAATATAATATTTTTTGGACTTATATTAAAGTATGGAAGGTGCATTTTATATGAAGAAGATTATGGTTATTTATAACCCTTCTTCTGGTAAGCAGGCTTTTGATGAAAAGGTAAAAAATATAACTAGTATATTATTAGATAATGGGTATATTTTAGGAAAGTTCATTACACAAAAGAAGAATGATGCTAGAGATAGGGTTATTCAATGCTGCCACGAAGATTGGGATGCAATTATCGCCTGCGGCGGTGATGGTACATTAAATGAAGTAGCAAATGGAATTATGCTTGGAGGACGAAAAATCCCAGTCGCAATTCTAGGGACAGGAACTGTTAATGATTTTGCAAAATCCTTAAACATACCCAAAACACCTAGAGATTTCTGTAATATGATTATGAATGAGTTAACTATGGATATAGATTTGGGAAGGGCAAATGATAAGTATTTTGTAAATGTATCTGCTTTTGGACTATTAAGTAGTGTGGCCCATGAAACAAAAAAAGAATATAAGGCTATCTTAGGTAGGCTAGCATACTTTATTGAAGGCATTAAAATTTTACCTAAGGAATTAATGAATCCAATTCATACGGAAGTTATTAGTGAAGAGTTAAATTTAAATGAAAATATACAATTGTTTATTTTATCAAATGGAAATTCAATAGGGGGTTTTAAAAACTTTATGCCTGAAGCTAGATTTGACGATGGTTATTTAGACTGTCTTATTATTAGAGATACAACTCTTGAATCCATGATAACTATTTTAAAAGCCTTTTCAACGGCTCAGCATACTAGCTGTCAAAATATCGAATATTTTAAAACTAAAAAAATAAGAATTTCTTCAAATTCTTCTGCGGTTGTAGATATAGACGGTGAATATGGTGGGGCATTACCTGTTGAGTATGAGGTTGTGGAGAAGGGATTAAAAATATTTGTTTCTAAGTATCCATACTAGGGAATAAGCAAATCAGGAGGTTTAACCGAAATATGAAATTAAATATCGTGCTCTTTGAGCCAGAGATTCCACAAAATACAGGAAATATTGCTAGAACATGTGTTATAACAAATACAGCTCTACATATTATAGGTCCTATGGGCTTTTCATTGGATGAAAAACAGGTAAAAAGAGCAGGACTTGATTATTGGGACTTATTAGATTTTACATATTATGATAGTTACGAGGAATTTTTAACCAAAAATCCTAAAGCAAATATATACTATGCAGAAACAAGAGTAGAAAATAAATATACAGATGTAAGTTATAGTGATAATGATTTCATTATGTTCGGTAAGGAAACAACCGGGATACCGAAAACAATTTTAGGTGAAAATAAAGAGACTTGTATAAGAATACCTATGTTAAAAATAGAGAAGGCCCGTTCTTTGAATTTATCAAATTCTGTAGCAATAGTGGTATATGAAGTTTTAAGACAATGGGATTTTCCTGGAATGAATTAGTGACAATTGAATATTTTAATATAATAGATTTATGTTTTTAAAAGGGGGAAAAAACAATGTCAAATATTCAAATTATAACGGATAGTATGACAGATGTGCCTAGGGACATAATAGAGAAATATAATATTAAAGTAGCTCCATTAACAATTAATTTTGGAGGGGAAGAGTTCAGGGATAGTATAGATATATCACCTAAAGAATTTTACGAGAAAATAAGTAATTTACCGGAGCTTCCAAAGACATCTCAAGTACCACCAAGTACGTTTGCTGAAGTATTTAAAGAAGTTTTAGGACAAGGCAAAGAAATTATTTGTATTAATGGATCATCAAGGGCTAGTGGGACACATCAATCAGCAATTATAGCAAAGAATGAGTTAGAATCTGATAAAATATCTTTAGTTGATTCCCTTGGGCTTTGTTTTGGAGCTGGAATGTTAGTATATGAGGCAGCAAGGCTCGTAGAGCAAGGAATTGATAGACAAACTATAAGCAAAAGGCTTGAGGAGCTAAAGAAAAGCATTGATCATATCTTTACAGTTGATACAATGGAAAACCTTAAAAAGGGCGGAAGAATTAATCCAATGAAAGCTTCTATCGCTACTATGTTAAATATAAAGCCAATTTTAACTGTAGTTGATGGCTTAGTTGAACCATTAGATAAGGTAAGGGGAAGTAAAAAGGTTATTAGCAAAATGATAGAAATAGCAAAGGAAAGAGGAGCGGATTTTAAAGAAAATACTATTTGCATAGCTCATGCAGATAATCCAGAAAGACTTAAGGAACTAAAGCAAAGTGTAATGGATGAATTAAAACCTAGAGAAATAATTGTGGCAGAAATCGGTTGTACCATAGGAACACATTGTGGAAAAGGAACTTTAGCTCTTTTTTATAAAAACAAATTCTAAAAATTGTGTTAATAGGGTCAATTTCCTTAAGATATTGTCCTGAATTTTGAAAATTCACTTATATATAACTAGCTTATACTATGGAGGAGGATTAATTATGGATAACATGTATGATGTAATAATCATTGGTGGGGGGCCAGCAGGATTGAGCGCAGCTCTTTATTCTGCAAGAGCTAAAATGACAACTTTAGTAATAGAAAAGGAAAAAGAAGGTGGACAAATTACTAATACTCAGGAAGTAGCCAACTATCCTGGTTCTATAGAAAATGCTACTGGAAATTCATTATCAAATAGGATGGTTGAACAATGCAAGGAGTTTGGAGTTAAAATTCAAAGAGACAATGTAGTAGAAGCTAAACTAGATGGAGATATTAAAGAAATTGTTGGTGAACAACAAACATATAAAGCTAAAAGTGTGATTATTGCAACTGGAGCATCTCCTAGATTATTAAATTGTCCTGGGGAGAAAGATTTTACTGGTAGAGGGGTTTCCTATTGTGCTACTTGTGATGCAGACTTTTTTACTGATTTAGAAATCCTTGTTATTGGTGGTGGAGACTCTGCTGTTGAAGAGGCAATTCATCTTACTAAATTTGGAAGAAAAGTAACCATTGTACATAGAAGAGATGAATTAAGAGCAGCTAAATCTATCCAGGATAAGGCTTTCAATAACCCTAAAATTAACTTCATCTGGGATTCAGCTGTGGAAGAAATTAAAGGAGAAGGTTTTGTTCAATCAATTAAGCTTAAAAACCTTAAAACAGGAGAAGTAACTGAGTATAAGGCGGATGAGAACGATGGTACTTTCGGAATATTTGTTTTCGTTGGGTATTTACCAGAAACCCAATTGTTTAAGGGTGTTGTAAATATGGATGAATCGAATTATATTATAACTGATGAAAATATGAAAACTAACATAGAAGGTGTTTTTGCCGCAGGGGATTGTAGAGTTAAAAGTTTAAGACAAGTAGTTACGGCTGTTGGAGATGGTGCTATAGCGGCAACTCAAGCAGAGAAATACATTGAAAATAAATTTAATTAATTCTATCTAATTTATAATAAAATATAATAGAGGACTTTTTAACAAAAAAAATTATAAGCTTACAATTTATTGAATATTATAACAATTTTGAAAACGGCGTTTATAGGTACTATTTCTAAAATATGGCTTGAAAATTTACCTAGATTTATGTACAATAAAAATGATTTATGGGGATAAAACAAAAAGGGAGGCATTACAATGTCTAAAAAAAGTTTAGCGTTAATTATTGCATTATTAATGGTAACAAGCCTATTAGCAGCATGTGGTGGTGGACAGACTAAGGATCAAGGACAAAAACCACCAGAGGAACAACCAATAAGAGTGGCTATGGTAACAGATGTAGGTGGCGTAGAGGATCAATCATTTAATCAAGCTGCATGGGAAGGTTTACAAAAAGCTAATACTGATCTTGGTATTGAAGTTGGATTTAGAGAGTCAAATCAAGAGGCAGATTATGAGCCAAATATTGACGATTTAGTAGACGCAGGCTATGAGTTTATTTGGGGAGTAGGCTTCAAAATGGCGACAGCTATCAAAGAGGCTTCAGAAAACTATCCTGAAAACATTTTTGGTGTAATTGATTTTGCTTATGGTGACGATACCCCAGAAAATGTTGTTGGAGTTGTATTTAAAGAGCAAGAGGCTAGCTACTTAGTAGGGTTAATTGCAGGTAAAATGACTCAAACTAATAAAGTTGGTTTTATTGCAGGTATGGATATCGACGTAATACATAGATTCCAGTATGGATTTTATGCTGGTTTAAAGGATGCAAATCCAGATGTTGAAATTTTATATCAAAATGCTAATGCTTTTGATGATCAAGCAGCAGGTAAGTCTATCGCTCTACAAATGTATCAACAAGGAGCAGACATTATTTTCCACGCTGCTGGTGATACAGGAACAGGTATGATAGAAGCTGCAAGAGAGCAAAACAAATGGGCTATTGGTGTTGATAGAGATCAAAACTACCTAGCTCCAGATAATGTTATTACTTCAGCAATGAAGGGTGTAGATTTAGCTGTATATGAAATAGCACAAGAACTTAAAAACGGAACATTCAAAGGTGGAAGAACTTTAGTATATGGATTAGCTGAAGGTGGAGTAGATATCGCACCAACTTCAAACAAACATGTACCACAGGAAATTTTAGATTTCGTTGAAGAACAAAAACAAAAAATTATTAGTGGAGAAATAGTTATACCTGCTAATAAAGAAGAATATGATGCAAGATAGAAATCTATCAAATATCCCAGTGTAAAAGCTGGGATTTTTTTTGAACATTTCCATATCCTATTAAGAGATAATTAGATCATTTATTTTTCCTAATAAAGGTTGTAAATTCAGTTGTTAAATATTTACCAGTTTAGTATAATTTAGTTATATGTACAAGTCTAAGCATTAGGGGGTTTTAAATTGGATAATTATAAAAACAATATTGATTTTTCTAATAAGGTTATAGAAATGAAAAACATAACAAAGATGTTTGGAAATTTTACTGCTAATGATACCATAAGTCTAACATTGCACCAGGGAGAAATACACGCACTTCTTGGAGAAAATGGTGCTGGAAAATCAACCTTAATGAATGTGCTCTACGGATTATACCAGCCTACTCATGGGGAAATATACATAAAAGGTGAACATATAAAAGAAAATAGCCCAGCTCTAGCTATTGCCAAAGGAGTTGGAATGGTTCATCAACACTTTATGCTAATACCAACATTTACAGTAACGGAAAATATTATATTAGGTATGGAGCCAACTTTTGGACTAAATCAAGTTGACATAAAGAAGGCTATTAAAGAGGTAGAGGAAATTTCTGAAAAGTATGGTTTAACAGTTGACCCATTAGCTAAAATACAGGATATAAGTGTTGGGATGCAGCAGAGGGTTGAAATTTTAAAAGCCTTATATAGAGGTGCAGAGATTTTAATTTTAGATGAACCTACAGCTGTATTAACTCCACAAGAAATTAAAGAGTTAATTCAAATTATGAAAAATCTGACTTCCCAAGGAAAATCAATAATTCTAATTACACATAAGCTAAAAGAAATTAAAGAGTCAGCGGATTTTTGTACTGTCATTAGAAGGGGTAAACAGATCGACACTGTAGATGTTCAAAAGGTAACTACAGACGATTTGGCGTCAATGATGGTAGGTCGAGAAGTTAACTTTGTAGTTGAAAAGGGAGATACAACTGTAGGAGACATAGTGTTAAAGGTTAAAGATTTAGTAGCAGCTGATAATAGAGGTCTAAGGGCATTAAATGAACTTAGTTTAGAGGTCCGAGCCGGAGAAATACTTGGGATTGCAGGGGTAGATGGTAATGGTCAATCTGAATTAGTTGAGGTACTAACAGGTTTACGTCCTGTATTAAGTGGGGATATAGAGTTAAATAGTAAAAGTATTAGAAACAAAACCCCAAAGGAAATTATGAGCTTGGGTATTTCTAATATACCTGAAGATAGACAAAGGCGAGGATTAGTATT from Serpentinicella alkaliphila harbors:
- a CDS encoding ABC transporter ATP-binding protein; this translates as MKNITKMFGNFTANDTISLTLHQGEIHALLGENGAGKSTLMNVLYGLYQPTHGEIYIKGEHIKENSPALAIAKGVGMVHQHFMLIPTFTVTENIILGMEPTFGLNQVDIKKAIKEVEEISEKYGLTVDPLAKIQDISVGMQQRVEILKALYRGAEILILDEPTAVLTPQEIKELIQIMKNLTSQGKSIILITHKLKEIKESADFCTVIRRGKQIDTVDVQKVTTDDLASMMVGREVNFVVEKGDTTVGDIVLKVKDLVAADNRGLRALNELSLEVRAGEILGIAGVDGNGQSELVEVLTGLRPVLSGDIELNSKSIRNKTPKEIMSLGISNIPEDRQRRGLVLDFTIAENLILQNFEKEPFSKKYILNKDSIKSFAKKLINKFDVRPTNEELQVKALSGGNQQKVIIAREVTNDPDLLIAAQPTRGLDVGAIEFVHKSLVEQRDKGKAVLLVSLELDEVISVSDRIAIIYEGRIVGIVDAKNADENKLGLMMAGGKLDDKI
- a CDS encoding diacylglycerol/lipid kinase family protein, with translation MKKIMVIYNPSSGKQAFDEKVKNITSILLDNGYILGKFITQKKNDARDRVIQCCHEDWDAIIACGGDGTLNEVANGIMLGGRKIPVAILGTGTVNDFAKSLNIPKTPRDFCNMIMNELTMDIDLGRANDKYFVNVSAFGLLSSVAHETKKEYKAILGRLAYFIEGIKILPKELMNPIHTEVISEELNLNENIQLFILSNGNSIGGFKNFMPEARFDDGYLDCLIIRDTTLESMITILKAFSTAQHTSCQNIEYFKTKKIRISSNSSAVVDIDGEYGGALPVEYEVVEKGLKIFVSKYPY
- a CDS encoding NRDE family protein — translated: MCIVLFSYKIHPKYKLIITSNRDEFYKRPTMQAEFWEDNPNILAGRDLEKGGTWLGITKEGRFATLTNYRDPSSMNKNGNSRGHLVSTYLESNIPPRDYLEQIQSSNISYNGFNLLVGDQSELFYYSRQNNEITKIEPGIHGLSNHSLNTPWPKVILGTTMLKDAVANKFSHHKLFNILKNNSIAKDEDLPDTKVGIELERLLSPIFIDSPQYGTRSMTVITVDYNDEVTFIEKALDTETKQWNESFFCFKVQKAL
- the trxB gene encoding thioredoxin-disulfide reductase; the encoded protein is MDNMYDVIIIGGGPAGLSAALYSARAKMTTLVIEKEKEGGQITNTQEVANYPGSIENATGNSLSNRMVEQCKEFGVKIQRDNVVEAKLDGDIKEIVGEQQTYKAKSVIIATGASPRLLNCPGEKDFTGRGVSYCATCDADFFTDLEILVIGGGDSAVEEAIHLTKFGRKVTIVHRRDELRAAKSIQDKAFNNPKINFIWDSAVEEIKGEGFVQSIKLKNLKTGEVTEYKADENDGTFGIFVFVGYLPETQLFKGVVNMDESNYIITDENMKTNIEGVFAAGDCRVKSLRQVVTAVGDGAIAATQAEKYIENKFN
- a CDS encoding Fur family transcriptional regulator translates to MSCVVTTLKSKKCKITPQRLAIYNIIKKSQDHLNAESIYRMLIEDYPSISLATVYKSLELFSEIGLIQVINIGENSFRYDSNPVSHPHLVCTSCLTVVDLNEDLFPKLTSLIEQSTHYIITKQQLCFYGICPECIS
- the trmL gene encoding tRNA (uridine(34)/cytosine(34)/5-carboxymethylaminomethyluridine(34)-2'-O)-methyltransferase TrmL, producing the protein MKLNIVLFEPEIPQNTGNIARTCVITNTALHIIGPMGFSLDEKQVKRAGLDYWDLLDFTYYDSYEEFLTKNPKANIYYAETRVENKYTDVSYSDNDFIMFGKETTGIPKTILGENKETCIRIPMLKIEKARSLNLSNSVAIVVYEVLRQWDFPGMN
- a CDS encoding BMP family lipoprotein gives rise to the protein MSKKSLALIIALLMVTSLLAACGGGQTKDQGQKPPEEQPIRVAMVTDVGGVEDQSFNQAAWEGLQKANTDLGIEVGFRESNQEADYEPNIDDLVDAGYEFIWGVGFKMATAIKEASENYPENIFGVIDFAYGDDTPENVVGVVFKEQEASYLVGLIAGKMTQTNKVGFIAGMDIDVIHRFQYGFYAGLKDANPDVEILYQNANAFDDQAAGKSIALQMYQQGADIIFHAAGDTGTGMIEAAREQNKWAIGVDRDQNYLAPDNVITSAMKGVDLAVYEIAQELKNGTFKGGRTLVYGLAEGGVDIAPTSNKHVPQEILDFVEEQKQKIISGEIVIPANKEEYDAR
- a CDS encoding DUF362 domain-containing protein; this encodes MKKERVSLIRCNEYDYKMVKKAILNSFENLGGINKYISSGDRVLLKLNLLMKKKPEDATTTHPVFTKALAEVLIEYGAEVIIGDSPGGPFNENILRGVYKACGIEEIAMEVGATLNYNTNTVEIKNENGLILKKITAIELINKVDKVISVSKLKTHGMMLFTGAVKNMFGIVAGLEKAEYHVRMPNNVDFSNALVDICIAANPILSFMDGIVGMEGAGPSAGNPRAVGVVIASSSPYHLDVVASSIIGINASKVPTIQRCVERNLCGGTFEDIELLGDDYNSFVINNYIVPEIRSLDLLEGKLPKFIRDIINELLQPKPVFIHNRCIGCRDCAESCPPAIISMKNNRPEAKLDECIRCFCCQELCPVKAVEIHRPILMKLLARL
- a CDS encoding DegV family protein, with translation MSNIQIITDSMTDVPRDIIEKYNIKVAPLTINFGGEEFRDSIDISPKEFYEKISNLPELPKTSQVPPSTFAEVFKEVLGQGKEIICINGSSRASGTHQSAIIAKNELESDKISLVDSLGLCFGAGMLVYEAARLVEQGIDRQTISKRLEELKKSIDHIFTVDTMENLKKGGRINPMKASIATMLNIKPILTVVDGLVEPLDKVRGSKKVISKMIEIAKERGADFKENTICIAHADNPERLKELKQSVMDELKPREIIVAEIGCTIGTHCGKGTLALFYKNKF